The genomic DNA atcttgaaaaagaaaaccaaagcaggaggcatcacaatcaaGGACTTCAAACTACTACAAAGAGGTAATCATCCAGAGAgtaaggtactggcacaagaacagacactcagatcaatggaacagaatagagaacccagaaatggacccacaaatgtatggccaactaatctttgacaaagcagaaaagaatatccaatggaataaagacagtctcttcagcaactggtgctgagaaaactggacagcgacatgcagaagaatgaacctgaaccactttcttacaccaaacacaaaaataaactcaaaatggatgaaagacctcaatgtaagacaggaagccatcaaaacccttgaAGAGGGTTTTGACTTGGCCGCAGcaccttcttactcaacacgtctctggaggcaagggaaacatagccaaaatgaactactgggacctcattaaaataaaaagcttctacacagcgaaagaaacaatcagcaaaactaaaaggcaactgacagaataggagaagatatttgcaaatgacatatcacataaagggttagtatccaaaatctataaaaaacttatcaaactcaacacccaaaaaacaaatcatcctgtgaagaaatgggcaaaagacatgaatagacacctctccaaggaagacatccagatggccaacggacacatgaaaaaatgctccacatcactcatcatcagggaaatacaaaccaaaaccacaatgagataccacctcacacctgtcagaatggcgaacattaacaactcaggcaaaaacagatgttggcaaggatgcagagaaagaggatctcttttgcattgttggtgggaatgcaagttggtgcagccactctggaaaacagtatggaggttcctcaaaaaactaaaaatagaactaccctacgacccagcaattgcactactaggcatttatccacaggatacaggtgtgctgtttcgaagggacacatgcacccccatgtttatagcagcactatcaacaatagccaaagtatggaaagagcccaaatgtccaccgatggatgaatggataaagaagatgtggtatatatatacaatggagtaatccttggcaatcaaaaagaatgaaatcttgccatttgcaactacatggatggaactggagggtattatgctaagtgaaattagtcagtcagagaaagacaaatatcatatgacttcactcatatgaggactttaagagacaaaacagatgaacataagggaagggaaacaaaaataatataaaaacagggagggggacaaagcataagagactcataaaaatggagaacaaacagagttactAGGAGATGTGGGAGgcgggatgtgctaaatgggtaatgggcacgaaggaatctactcctgaaatcattgttgcactatatgctaatttggatgtaaatttttaaaaaactaaaagaaaaataaataatgctaacaactaaaaaaaaagtagaattaattATTGATCATTTGGGTGTAgatcatttacataaaaaaagaaaagtacataaTTGTAATTAAAccgaaatcaaaaagaatgaagtggacTTACAAGAGTAACAGGGATAGTTGTTCATGATTTACTGTTGagtgaaaacaaagaataacatCAGATTTATGATCcactatatttataaaattcaatcCATTCATCTTTCCATAGGTGGACATATAAGCATATTTAAGTATTCCTAAGATTAATTAGAAAGACATATTTTAAACACACTGGAGCTTTTACTtttctaaagagaaaggaaataggagTGAAGTTGAGGTATTCAGggacagggaaataaaaatagagtaaaagaAGACCTTTAAAGAAACTgatgctgacagcacagcccaGGGAACACGGTCAATGCTACTGTACTTGTGTTATATGGTGATGGCTGGTAGCTATACCTGTGGTGAGTGCAGTATAACTTAACTGTATACACTTGtcgaatcaccatgttgtacacctgaaactaacgcaacattgtgtgtcaactacaatCAAGTTTTTACACTGAAacgtaagaaagaaaaaacaaactgatgatgCTTGCTCCCATAATTTGAGGATGGGAATAATTCACATGAGgctcaaaatgaaatagaaaagactcCTGTTTCCTAGTATACAGTTGTATACACATCCCATTTGAAAAATCTTCCATTACAGCAAAAATCATGATAGgactctctcttttaaaaacacattgcaTTTTCTCaggaatattttttccaagttaCTCTTGCATTCTTATCATTATAACGCCATGATGAAAGTCATTATAAATTTACATCCGTCCATTTAATAGCATGGTTTGGGAGGCACCTATCTGCCAATGGGCTGCAGGAAGCCCATTGGAACTTCTGAGTGAGATTATTAGACCCATGGAGGACACCCAGTGTGCCTGTGCAAACGAGTGTGAacgtggatggatggaaggatggatggatggatggatggatataagACCCCGAGCCCCAGGAGACCAACTGCCTACAGGACGCAGTCAATGTTGGGCTGGATTACCAGATCTCCTtccttttagagagaaagaaaaacatttccttcTCCTACCTGCCTGCTTGTCTCCCAGGAGGGCCTTTTAAGCACAGGGAAATGGGGATGGAGAAGTTCCCTGAGGGCAAAGTCCCTGATGCTCTGGAGTTATAACTACACCCAGCTATTTCAGGAACTAGCCGGAACTCCAATATCAGTGGAGCCAGACCCCTGCTCACATCCTCTGTAAGTGAGTCTGGATAGAGGGTGCCTGAGGGGCAGCTATACCAGGAGTAGGCAGAACACTGGGCATGGTGGGGGGAGACATTTCTCTTTAGTCCAGATCTGTGCTCCGTTCCATTCCTGAGTCACTACTGTAAAAGTAGTGCAAAAACAGGATAGGAGAGACCGCATGCTGTCTCAGATCAGGAGGCACGTGTGAGAAACTGTACTCTGGAACCTTCCCTTTTGCTGTTCTCTTGCCTTTTTACGTATTTTTCTGGGTGCTTCCAGAGATGCAGAGGGGCAGGAATTTGTCTATAGGAGATGAATGGGGATGGGGGTAGGAAGCCTGGAGAGTGTATCATCTGGCGCTTACTTAGATGATTCGGAGTTTTCAACTGTACACGCTAAAATGTAGTGGCTTTATGGCAAACAATCTGCCCACAAATGTTTGAATCATGGGGGAGGAATTAAATTTAATCTAAATAACATTAGACGTTGAAGACAGAGACCACAACTGGGGTCAGTgggagtaagaaagtggttccTCAGTTTAAGCTCAATCTAAAGAATCTCTAAAGCTATGCTGCAAAAACAGAGAATTATGCCCAGATGATCACTGAGGTATCCATCACTGGATGCACACAATAATGTCCTAAACAATGTTTAGGAGAGATGTTTAAAGTTCTCTGAGAGTCACTGGAGTTTGGTGGTCcctacaataaaaattaatactaataataataataataataacagaaaacaatagacacaacatgaaaagaaactaagaagaaaattataCTCAGAGCAGTGGAAGCAGGAGTCAGAGTGTAagtgcaagagaaagaaagattccAGATTTCTGGAAACCTGCCCAAGGATTACATGTGCATGAGGGTGCATGAGAGACAGTCATGTATCTGAGTCCTTACTTGGCCCAGGTTTTGCTACTTATCAGGGCATATTGTGTGCTTATATGTCATATGATAGTCTAtgcagtcaaaaaaaaaataaggaagaaacttACAAGTACAAATTTAGACACTCAGCTAAAACAAAGGAGTTCCTAAgcaattttccctttctttatgtttctgCAAAGAAATGactttctatttaaaagaaaatcaggggtgcctgggtggctcagttggttgggtttgagccctgtgttgggatctgtgctgatggctcagagcctggagcctgctttggattctgtgtctccctctctctctgcctctccttttctcatgctctgtctttctgtctccaaaataaatagacattaaaaaaaattttttaaagaaaaaatctaaCACGTATAAATGAACTATATTATCACAGTCATCTATTGTTTAGTACTAGAATTTTCTGAGTAACATACCACAAAGGATGTACAGATGATATCAAATGGATCTGTATGACCTGCTAGGAATCACAAGTTTCACCTAGATGAAGCAAACTGTTCTAAATTCATGTGTCTTAAGTCAGTAGCTAATGTTTATCCTAATTTTATAGGTCACTAAAAGAAAGCTGTAgaaatatatgacaaaatatgACAGCACATCAAAATGGCACCATCTCCGTTCAGGTTTCAGACTTCCTCCTGAATTGTTTTGCCAGGTTCCCCAGCTGGAAGCTCTGGTTGTCCCTGCCACTCAGCCTCCTCTTTCTCCTGGCCATCGGAGCCAATAGTGTTCTCCTGATCACCATCTGGCTGGAAGCCTCTCTGCATGAACCCATGTATTACCTGCTCAGTTTCCTGTCACTATTGGATATCGTGCTCTGCCTCACTGTCATCCCCAAGGTCCTGGCCATCTTCTGGTTTGACCTCAAGTCCATCAGCTTCTATGCCTGCTTCCTCCAGATGTACATCATGAATTGCTTCCTTGGCATGGAGTCCTGCACATTCATggtcatggcctatgaccgctatgtaGCCATCTGCCACCCACTGAGGTACCCATCCATCATCACTGACCATTTCGTAGCCAAAGCTGCCATTTTTACTTTGGCCAGAAATGCAGTTCTTACTATATTCATTCCCATCCTCTCTGCCCGGCTCCATTATtgcagaaaaaatataattgataattGTATCTGTGCTAATCTCTCTGTGTCCAAGCTCTCCTGTGATAATATTGCCCTTAACAGAATTTTCCAGTTAATCATGGCCTGGACTCTTCTGGGCTCTGACCTGACCCTCATCATCTTCTCCTATGCCTTCATCCTACGAGCCGTTCTTAGACTTAAGACAAAAGGGGCAGCTGCCAAAGCTCTGAGCACTTGTGGCTCTCACTTCATCCTCATCCTCTTCTTCAGCACCATcctgctggtttttgtttttacccacattgccaagaaaaaaatttcccctgATATCCCTGTCTTACTTAATGTGTTACACCATGTAATTCCTGCAGCTCTCAACCCCATTGTCTATGGGGTACGAACTCAGGAGATTAAAGAGGGGATTAGGAAATTACtgaagagggcaagagagaacaGAAAGTAATCATGCTCTTGCTTGGCTCTtctcaaaaccacaatcagaagGCAGGGACAGGGAGATAGAAATAGTCCTAATCTTCTCATTGGGGCATGCCTGATGATGAAAACGATATGGTTTCCCTTTACCCAGTCACATCACACTTCTTACCCACCATGGGTTTCTGAAGAGACTAAGGATATGGCCCTCCTTTCCCTACCTGACTTTGTCCTCAAGTCCTTTGGTCAGAACTGCCTCCCTAACAGCTTCTCAAAAACATGAGCCACAGTTCCATCTCTGGAACTATTTGCTTATTGTTCCTCTGTCTACATAGCTCCTTCCCTCAGGTCCAATGGGTCTCTATGACCACAGTGTTTAATACCTAACAATATTCCCCCAAAGCACAGAATATGTCCCAACATCTTCTCTGTTTCCC from Panthera tigris isolate Pti1 chromosome D1, P.tigris_Pti1_mat1.1, whole genome shotgun sequence includes the following:
- the LOC102953009 gene encoding olfactory receptor 56A3-like, which codes for MTAHQNGTISVQVSDFLLNCFARFPSWKLWLSLPLSLLFLLAIGANSVLLITIWLEASLHEPMYYLLSFLSLLDIVLCLTVIPKVLAIFWFDLKSISFYACFLQMYIMNCFLGMESCTFMVMAYDRYVAICHPLRYPSIITDHFVAKAAIFTLARNAVLTIFIPILSARLHYCRKNIIDNCICANLSVSKLSCDNIALNRIFQLIMAWTLLGSDLTLIIFSYAFILRAVLRLKTKGAAAKALSTCGSHFILILFFSTILLVFVFTHIAKKKISPDIPVLLNVLHHVIPAALNPIVYGVRTQEIKEGIRKLLKRARENRK